A portion of the Salmo trutta chromosome 1, fSalTru1.1, whole genome shotgun sequence genome contains these proteins:
- the LOC115203130 gene encoding proline-rich protein 29-like — MAWTDDNYPQFQQWNQDAQNVQIIQQPASQQPTTILQQLPAAVSSPTPSIRPGHVKQDLVELMMIQNAQMHQVIMNNMTMSALSSFGQPQLHPPSTSEEEEDSEVYHYHYQPPPAYLPYPTWFPPPQPHPSLVYRNTPEPLELAPSPHRDTTRRAVPPPPPPSATRTVGADVPPATDYYDATERRQ; from the exons ATGGCATGGACAGATGATAATTACCCACAATTTCAGCAGTGGAACCAGGACGCACAGAATGTGCAGATCATTCAACAGCCT GCTTCCCAGCAGCCCACCACCATCCTACAGCAGCTCCCTGCTGCTGTGTCATCTCCCACTCCCTCCATCCGGCCAGGACACGTCAAGCAGG ACCTGGTGGAGCTGATGATGATCCAAAATGCTCAGATGCACCAGGTCATCATGAACAACATGACCATGTCAGCCCTCAGCTCATTTGGCCAGCCCCAGCTCCACCCTCCGTCTACCTCTGAG gaggaggaggattccGAGgtgtaccactaccattaccagcCTCCCCCGGCCTACCTGCCCTACCCAACCTGGTTTCCTCCACCCCAGCCTCACCCTAGCCTGGTCTACCGCAACACCCCTGAACCCCTGGAGCTAGCACCCTCACCACACAGAGACACCACCAG GAGGGCGGTcccacctcctcccccacccAGCGCTACCAGGACCGTGGGTGCTGACGTCCCTCCAGCAACAG ATTACTATGACGCTACGGAGAGAAGACAGTGA